The Gossypium hirsutum isolate 1008001.06 chromosome D06, Gossypium_hirsutum_v2.1, whole genome shotgun sequence genome contains the following window.
GGCGGCGCAGGTATTTGATGGCAGATGGAGTTTCAGCGGCACAAGTGGTAGCTGATAATCTGACCGAAATTGCAATGGGACGAAACAGTTCAGATAATATATCAATTATCGTTGTGGATTTAAAACCCAAAAGGAAACGCCAGCCAAGGCAGTGAAGATTGAAGAAGGAGAAGAACCATGTTTCCTTCATCAATTACCACCTAATCCAATCCCTTCTCTTCAACTAAAGTCGATCAATCCTCACTTTTAACAGGtttggtcaagaaattgagaaGCAGGGATACAAAATTTATATGAAGAAAAGAGCTACCTTATTTGAGAAACAGGTGATGGATGCATACAATATGACGTGTATATGAcgtgtatatattatttatttatttgaatttttaatttactttttgttttaaaattctaatatatttactaaatttaaaaatctagtAAAACtagacaattttaaaattttatgatacttgaaaattttattatcttaaatCAAGCTGATCTATGAATCACATGATGATTATTGGAGTTGGTGCTTGCCCTTTATGCTTGATATAACTTCTACTTATGCATGCTTGTAGAAAATTTATGCAGttcttttgcttaatttttaCCAAAAAGAAAGTCAACTTTATATGGTAGATATTTATGTTGTATataattcatccaaacaccagctGACAATATTAATCTATATCTATAACCAGTTTCCTCATGCTGTTTTGGTATCTTTACGGTTACATTTAGTACAACACTCTGCACTTTATAATAGGCAACAAGCAACAACTATGTTACTCTTTTAAGTTTAATCCAAGCAGTGGGCAACATTAGAACTGCATGCTAGCTAGTGGGATTGCGAGACTTTGAAAGAGATGAGTACAATTATTTTTGAAGGCTTGCAAGCTTGGAAAATGCTCCGTGCTGGTTCTTGAGCTGAGCACAGGTACCTTGCTCCACAACCTTCCCATCGGCCACAAATGCAATTGAATCAACCTTTTTTATTGTGTTAAGTCGATGAGCTATCACCACTGTGGTCCTTCCCACCATGATTTGATCTAATGCTTCTTGAACAACTTGTTCAGATTGCACATCGAGAGCGCTAGTCGCCTCGTCTAGTAAAAGTATTTTCGGGTTCCTAATTATAGCTCTAGCTATAGCTATTCTTTGTTTCTGTCCTCCTGATAATTGCACTCCTCTTTCTCCGCATTCTGTTTCGTATCCTTCCTTCAGTGCCCTACAAGTCAAGTACAATGCGACCAGGATAATTATTAGCGCAACTTAAAGGCTACAATGCTGTTTATACTATGGCTATAAATTAAACGACAGCTTACGAGATGAATTCATGAGCATTTGCTGCTCTAGCTGCTTCCACAACTTCATTCTCTGATGCGTCGAGCTTTCCGAACACAATGTTGTCCCGGATGGTGCCTGAAAATATAACTGGCTCTTGGCTGACCAGTGCCATTTGCCTCCTGTACCATTGAACGTCTAGTCCTCTTATGTCGATACCATCCACTCTCACTGACCCCATTTCAACATCATAAAATCTTTGGATTAATCCAACCACCGTTGATTTCCCGCATCCACTTTTCCCAACTAGTCCAACGCTTCTGCCTGGTTTCACCTCCAAGCTAAATTGACGCAACACTAGCGTCTCCGGCCGGCTTGGATATGCAAAATCAACCTTTTTCAGCTCTATCTTTCCACTCATTCTTTCTAGCTTTATTCCATTGGTGCCATCTCCCTgataatacaatagtaaacagATTAAGTTAAAAACGAACTTGTATGTTGTAATGTAAgcaaacattaaattaaagaaatcTACATACTTGAGACCCTGGAGTAATGGAGGATTGCCGATCAAGGATCTCAAACACAGATGCCACTGCAGTTGAGCCCTTGGCTAGATCGGAGGTCATACTTCCAGCTTCGGCTATGACCTTTCCGGTGCTCACCAAGATAAAGAATGTCTTAAACACATCCCCTGCTGATATCTCTCCCTTTTGAACCAATGTACCTCCATACCAAAAATCTAAAGCCCATGACATAAATGTTAGGCTTTGAGCTGACCCCATACCAATCCCCGCTAGCCATGATATTTTCCTAGCCTCTTTCCTTGGTTCCTCTTGAGCCTCATCGAAAAGTTGAAGAACCTTACCTAGGCTCCCAAATGAGGTTACAATTCTATGATTATACACAGCTTCCACTGCTATTTGAGTACTTTGATTTTGTGCCTTGACGAAATTAGTTGAAATGCTAGAAAGCAAAACTTTTCGTGTGTAGAAACACATAATTGCGAGAGGTTGGACTGCAATCATCACTATTGCTAACTTCCAAGCCACGACTAGCCCGATAATCATTGCGATGGTAACAGCAGAAGTGGTTTGAACTAACAATGAGATTCGGTCTGCGACTAGTGTCTTAACCATCGAAGCCTGATTGCTCAAACTCGAGCATAAAGCTCCAGTAGAGTTTTTTTCTTCATCAAACCAAGCGGCTTCGAAGGACAATATTTTTTCCAGCATTCGACTTCGGATTCTCCTGGTTAACCGCTCGCCCATGTAAGCAAAATTATAATGCTGAATAAGATTGAGAATGACAGAGAGCAAGGTGagcaaagaaaatatgaaagcgtAAGTGCGTATTCGAGCCTGCATTTCTTGGTGACTTTTTGCAAAAAAGGCTGAAATCATTCCACCAATGGTTAAAGCATAAACAGGTTGAACAGCTCCAAAAACTATAGCCGAGAGGCTACCCATCAAACCATGCTTCCATTCTGGGGAATTTAGAGAGAGAAGCCTACGGAAGGAAGGAGGGGGATGAGATACTGGTTTCGGACTTTCGATATTAGGCAACGGCGTAGCGAAGAAACTGGGGCTTGGGCTTGGGCTTGATTTGGCAGTGCTTAGCCTGCCGCCACTCATTCTTCCTGCAGATGGAAGGCGTGTTTCTGGATTTTGTTCATGGTCATCGCAGCTGAATTGTCTTTGCAGCTTTGCAAGTTGTGCATAGTGGCCGTCCTTCATGTTTATGAGATCGTTGTGGGATCCCATTTCTATGATACTACCATTGTTAACAACTGCAATGAGGTCTGCATTTCGAATAGTGGAGAGCTTGTGGGCAACAACCTGATCATGAAAAAGTTAATTAGTTACAAGAAAGAAAACATGTACGACAAAGACAACTCGTATTagctatttttgaaaaacatgtcAATAAGAGAGGAAACATGTAGGGACAGGGTTTGTACTATaatatgatgaaattgaaaattattaCAATACGGCTTTCCTCGAGAGCACTTTCAAAAAGGAATTTAACTCTTGAGAAAATGATTAAGCGGTCAAAGCAACTGGTTAGCGCTTACTAGGGTGGTTCTTCCCATGGAGGCCTGATCAAGTGCATTTTGGACTAGTGTTTCTGATTCAGAATCAAGGGCACTCGTTGCCTCATCAAGTAGCAGTATCACAGGGTTCTTGATAATGGCTCTAGCAATCGCGATTCGCTGCTTTTGTCCTCCTGACAACAGTGCTCCTCGTTCCCCTATCTGTTAATTTAATATAGAGGTTACAAATTACAATTATATCAACGGTTAACATTAGAATATATCATTACAAGTACTACTAACCTTGGTTTCATAGCCTTGAGGAAGCTGTCTTATAAAATTATGAGCATTAGCAGCCATGGCAGCGGTCATTACTTCATCCATGGTAGCATCTAGCCTCCCGAACGTTATATTTTCCTTGATGGAAGTCCCAAACAAGGCATGTTCTTGACTAACAAGCCCCATTTTACCTCTGATCCATTTCAATTGCAGTGTTCTTATATCAACACCATCGATCTTCACTACCCCATCGTTGGCATCATAAAAACGTTGCACCAAAGCAATGGCGGTGGATTTGCCGCTTCCACTGGCACCTACAAGTGCCACGGTTTTGCCTGCTTCAACTTTGAGGTTGAAATGTTTGAGAACGAGGGAATCGGAGCGAGAAGGGTATACGAAATTGACGTTGTCGAACTCTATGTCTCCTCGGATTGTGTCTAACACGATGCCTTTGGTATCCTCGCTCTGGATTAGGGGAGTACGGTCGATCCTAGAGAAGATGCTTGCAGCGGCAACCGTGGCTTCCGTGAAGTACTTGAGATCAGCCAGTGCTACTCCGAGTGCCCTACCAACATTTCATCCACCACGTCAACTTTACTTTTATTTGTGTATTCAGATGGGTGCATGGATTGTTAAAATGTATTTGTTACCTATTCATTTTCATGCAAATATTTGTTAGCTACATCTTTTTTATAAAAGATGAGGTTAAAGATTTTCCAAAGATGGAATCTAAAAAGATGCCAAATTTTATCtcaaaattttttatcattacaTTTAAAAACGTTATCGGTATAATTTGTATTAGTtagaaaaaatttgattaagttaATGTCACCTTTTAACCGATGGTTAATAATCCTATTTTAACaaactaataaatattattttactgcataattattttaatgtcaatTTTCAATAATTCCATAATATTTATTCTTCGAACTTAACCAATCAACCAAAACCacatttaattttcatgcaaattttcaataattttattatataattattttcactcatgtctcaaaataaatatattttttgtcgatggttttgtttatatatttttcaaattaaatattttcaaacgataaagagaaataaaaatatgtataaaaaaatttaattaattaattaaaatgatattCTTTTCTACATTAGctttatcaattaaaaataaagtcaAAACGGTGCCTCCTTTTACGAAACATTAACAAAAAAAGCTACTAAACATTTAACTTagcaactaaaattttttaaaactaaaaaagaaaattagtttttagtttttaatatttaattcgtTCTATTTATCCAACAAAGCCCTCTAGAAAAACACACAATGGATATTCTATCTAACACAGCAGATCTAGCAAAGAACTTAGTCCAATATATAAGTAAAATCAATATGAGTAATGTATAAGAAAGAAAATGGGTAATGAAACCTTAGTGACTTACAGGCCACCCAATATAAAGCAGAGACCAGCCGTATAAACTCTTCCTCCACTTTCTCCTTTGTACATTACCAAATGACTTCCATACCAAGCAACGAAAGCCCATATTGCAAAAGAAATCCCTGTGCTCCCCACTGCCAACCCTTTGGCTATCCCTTGCTTCAATCCCAACTTCACCGCCCTATCCAATATTGCTGTATATCTCTCCACGATTCTCCTTTCTGCTGTGAAGGAATACACCGTTTTAATGGAGCTTAGTGCCTGCTCCACTATGGTGTTTGCCTTTCCATACTCCTTGGAAGCTTTCTTGGAGATATACAAAAGGTACTTTCCATAAAGTATTCCTGGAATTATCAGCAATAGTATTGTTGGGAAAACTACTAGAGCCAACCTCCATGAAAGATATGCTGAAAATGCCAGGCCTGAGAAGAAGGCTGTTGTATTCATCACAAATAATGGAACCTGAAAATAAGCAGATGTGGAATTTGGTTTTAATCATATTGGGTAAAATCCAAGCAATATATCAAATAAGATAGCAAATTGAAGAGCTATTTCAAGTGATAGCATCTTTTCTATAAATGGTATTATTATATGTCATAGGTCATGAGATGGAACCCAATCATGCATAAACTGAAAAGTTTACCAAGGTTTAGTATATTCCAGTACTCTAAGGCGCTTTCACTTGAAATTGCTATAGTTATTAGTATAATCGGGAGACAAAACCCCATTCCGTCATAATACATGTATGAAATTGGTGGGGAGTGTACCTTTTCACTAAGGACTTCTTGTATGAGAGATGTATCTTTAGATATGCTGTTGATGACTTCTGAAGTGGTAGCCTCCTGTGAGTCAAAAAACCCAACTTCTTGTCTAAGAATTGCTTCGAAATACTTGTAACGAATCTTCAGCACTTGCCGCTCGCTGGTTTTGCTCCAACAGTACCCTTCTGCAACAAATATTAACATCTACTTTATCCCTTACAGTCCAACTCatattgatattatatatatatataatgcaacTAGTTCTAATTAATTTATTAGTGTTTTCAAATTAGCTCATTCTAGGGTTTCACAAAATGAAACTAACTCTCTTGTTTCATGTTCCTTTCTGTTGACTGTCTCCTTATTATGCTACTAATTTTTGGCCTCAGAAAGCTCAACAAATGTGGAAAAAATGTGTTGCTGAAAATTACCCATGAAAGCCACCACCATGCTTCCTAGTCCCAAGTATGTAAAGTATAAGGTGCACTGTTAATAAAGTAAAGCCAAGGAGACAAATATGAGaacacaataagaacagcaaAAAAAAACAGCAGCAGTTAAAAGAGATTGTTGAGTACAGGATCTAATAAACTGCTAACCTTTTCGACCTCTCCCATgaaattgttattattttgttggGAATTACTACCATAACCCAAGCTGTTCATTATGCGACTCACAAAGAGTATCAACCAGTTGGTCGACATTCCATCGCCAATAGCTCCAATGGTACCCAATACCATTAGCAGAATATCGACCCAATCAGCATATCTGAAAATTATGCATATGTTATGCCTTCTTTCCCTCTCCCTTGGGAACTCATTTTTCTCTAACTCAGTCTTCTCTGCAGAACCCATTTTTGTTTCTCCTAATTCTGATCAGAAACCTCAGTTTCAAAGAAGCTTTTAAATACAAAAGGAAGAAAAGCCAAAAACATACATAAAGAAAGACTTGTTTTGCTCTACCAACTATTGGTGCATTTGAGTACCCATTTATATAATAAGTAGAGGAATGATGTCTGCTGGCTTTCCAAGAAGTTAACTTtcccttatatatatattatatgtatatgtatgtaagtGAGAAAGCCTTTTGTGGGGTTGTTAAAGATAGTCTTTTTATGGTGTTGTGGTGGCTGCTACTTTCATTGCCATGAGAACCCAAGGATAAATCACATTTGATATAAGTTGAAGAAAGATGACTGTGACCACCCTTTAATGTGGGacattttttgtttcttattcCCTGACAATTATCTTTTTATAAGGGGAAGAGGATGGAAATAGGAATTTCAATCAAcccaaaattttagtttaattgtaACTAAGGTATTTATAATTCACAACAGTGATTAATTTTTTTGTcactaagtattttttttaatttttttaatagagggtatcaaccaaaaatttattttaaatatttattcttaactagaggtgatcatgggccggatGGCCCGGcctcgaaatatgggagggttcgggtaaaaatataggcccgaaatatgagtttgggtaaaaaaatgagGCACGTTTAGAAAATGGACCGAGCCTCGGgaaccacttttttggcccgggtccggcccggcccggcccaaatatataataaatatattttttatttttttatttttttattttaaaaataaatttttagtatttattaaaaaatgagcCGGGCCGGGCCGGACTCGAGCTTAGGAATTTTTTCTCAGGCCGGGCcaggacaaaattttaggcccatattttgggccgggcctAGTACGCAGCCAAAAAAATTTTTGggccggcccatgatcacctctattcTTAACATGTGTTTTTATTATTGTGATGGTGCCCTTTTATTAGTTTACTAATTGATTTGCTATTATACCATTATTAAAGATTCGATTAATCAAGCATACGTCTAGACCCATGTTCCAATATGATTTGGCATTTTGCATAATAATATTATAGTAATAATCACAAAGATGAACGACATGCATCAGACCATTactgattaattaattaagaGTAGAAATTAAAGCCTTGTTTTTAGGTATGATTATGATATTAAGAATGAGGGAAaccaattgttttttttttttatattttaccaCACAAAGCTCATCATTCAAATGAGTTAAAAGGGTGCTTGAatgagaaattgaaatgaaaGTTCCTTTTCTAGAAAAACCAAGGGTTCCCTCTTTTTCTAAAGTAAAGCTGTTTGTTTTTATTCAAAAAAGCATATGATTTTATATCTAAATCCAAGCATCAAATTTCAGTCAATTGGTGCACTGATCCTATGCTGGCATAGCATCATATTTTGAGGTGGAGTAGCTAATGTTAATCAACTCTTTGAATCATATTCTCTTATGTGCAttgaaaactaaaagaaataatgaaaaaataaatccTATTTCTTGCAAGCTAGATTGCTACTTTTCTACTTTTTAAATTGGTTAACGGTACAATGATACAAACTCGAAAGAGATCACAGAATCTTCCCCATATTATAATTGCAAAGTATACCATAGAAGATCTCAAGCTCTAGCTCTTGTTTATCTAACTTATCATTAACTTGATATGAGATCTCATGGAGATATGAGATCGTCCGTCCACTTATAATTAACttgatatacatacatatataataccAAATTCATGTATATAGATggttccttttctttttgttttctagtAGATTTTTCTATTGTTGGTCtatgttgaatgaatgaaaataaggCATTTAGCTTAAGGGGCGAGAATATATCAACATGCATATACATACATACTCCAACTTCCCATATGATTACATGAAGATTTCTTACAATCATAGGCATATCATCTAAGTGTTTCAAATCCcactgtttttttgttttttgtagtGATCAATGTCTAAAGCATGGCTTATTTCATATCGGAGCACCTTCTCACCTACTTTGGTGCATCTTCTTCTTATTAGAATAAGAACCTTTTTGGGTGGGGttaaacataatatttttgtTGACGGCATATTTGGGGAATATTAGAAGATCAATCTTTTAGAATCTAtcaattattctaattttttttgtaaataggatttgattttgatttaattaaaataattgtattGATTCAGTATTCCTTTTATATCTCAATATTATGTGTAGCAATATACATCAATTCATTTGTATCAATCGaataaagttattatttttttcatatttaagttATCTACTTGGAACATAGTAATTTTCCTTCCCTATCTAAATTTGATTCTATCCTAATCACTctcattcaatttttttctaattctttagTTGAATTTTTTTCTAGCAACTTTGATACAAATTCTCCCGCTGAATTCTCACGTGAGCCTAATGCTTCAATTAATTCTTACGATGAAGTTCCTCTCGTAAATCCAATTACGAGCCACATACCTCTTTTACTCTCATTGACAATCCAATCATCCTCAGAATAAAAAATCTTCCTTAATATCTTCATGATTCCTATCATTTCTACTTTTTAACTTACATGGGATTCAAACTTATATAGAGGCATTTATTAATTCTTGTTAGCAATAAGCTATGCAAGAAGAACTACAAGATTTTTAAAAGACTCACACTTTTTACTTGGTTGATCCCTCTTCAAATAAGACTGTTGTCGGTTGCAAGTAGATTTCTAAGATAAAGGCACACTCTAGTAGACTTTCAAAAGGTACAAAACTCAACTTGTTGCTAAAGGCTATAATCAAGAGTATCACATTATTTATAGAGAAACTTTTTTCTTTGGTTGCTTGTATTATTAATGTTCGAACATATTTAAAAGAAGTGTACATGCAATCGCGACCTCGATATGATCATTCTCCTAACAAATTGTCTCTATCGTGCATTATATGGTCTTAAACAAGCTCTCCAATCCTAGTTTGTTCAGCTTAGTAATACACTTAACAAAATCCATTCGTCTAATAATAAAATCCATCTGCTTGATAATCTATATGGTAATGCATTTTTTCTATGCAAGATAGGTCAAGGTGTTGTACTAGTGCTTCTCTATGTAGATGATATGATTATTACTGATGTCTTTTCTAATGGTAATGAGGAATTCAAACATTTTTAACTAAACCATTTGAGGTCACTTCGTTATTTTTTGGGCCTTGAAGTTCTCACCTTTGAGGATGGTATTCCTTTATCCCAAGCTCAGTATGCTTATGATGTTATATAAAGCTAGAATCACAAATAGTAGAACAGAAAGTACACCTCTTGAAACAAGGTAAGGTTTACTCTAATTATTGGTACTTTATTATTAGATCCTACACTTTATCGACAAATTTTTTTACAGTCTCATTTATCTTATTGTCACTCATTCAAACATTGCCTATATTGTTCATGAAAGCTCCTCGTTTCGTCCATTATGTTGCTATTCTTCGCATCTTACACTATGTTTAAGGTACTTTGTTTCATGGTCTTTGTTTTTCAATAGATTATTCCCTTAAACTATAAGCTTATTCTAATGTTGATTGGGGTGGTGATCCTATAGATTTGTGTCCACTATTGGTTGATATATCTTCCTTAGTGATTCTCTTATTTCTTAGCGGAGAAAAAAGTACACATTAGCCTCATTCTCGAGCATTGGAAATTAGTATTGTGCCTTTGTTA
Protein-coding sequences here:
- the LOC107901170 gene encoding putative ABC transporter B family member 8; the protein is MGSAEKTELEKNEFPRERERRHNICIIFRYADWVDILLMVLGTIGAIGDGMSTNWLILFVSRIMNSLGYGSNSQQNNNNFMGEVEKCTLYFTYLGLGSMVVAFMEGYCWSKTSERQVLKIRYKYFEAILRQEVGFFDSQEATTSEVINSISKDTSLIQEVLSEKVPLFVMNTTAFFSGLAFSAYLSWRLALVVFPTILLLIIPGILYGKYLLYISKKASKEYGKANTIVEQALSSIKTVYSFTAERRIVERYTAILDRAVKLGLKQGIAKGLAVGSTGISFAIWAFVAWYGSHLVMYKGESGGRVYTAGLCFILGGLALGVALADLKYFTEATVAAASIFSRIDRTPLIQSEDTKGIVLDTIRGDIEFDNVNFVYPSRSDSLVLKHFNLKVEAGKTVALVGASGSGKSTAIALVQRFYDANDGVVKIDGVDIRTLQLKWIRGKMGLVSQEHALFGTSIKENITFGRLDATMDEVMTAAMAANAHNFIRQLPQGYETKIGERGALLSGGQKQRIAIARAIIKNPVILLLDEATSALDSESETLVQNALDQASMGRTTLVVAHKLSTIRNADLIAVVNNGSIIEMGSHNDLINMKDGHYAQLAKLQRQFSCDDHEQNPETRLPSAGRMSGGRLSTAKSSPSPSPSFFATPLPNIESPKPVSHPPPSFRRLLSLNSPEWKHGLMGSLSAIVFGAVQPVYALTIGGMISAFFAKSHQEMQARIRTYAFIFSLLTLLSVILNLIQHYNFAYMGERLTRRIRSRMLEKILSFEAAWFDEEKNSTGALCSSLSNQASMVKTLVADRISLLVQTTSAVTIAMIIGLVVAWKLAIVMIAVQPLAIMCFYTRKVLLSSISTNFVKAQNQSTQIAVEAVYNHRIVTSFGSLGKVLQLFDEAQEEPRKEARKISWLAGIGMGSAQSLTFMSWALDFWYGGTLVQKGEISAGDVFKTFFILVSTGKVIAEAGSMTSDLAKGSTAVASVFEILDRQSSITPGSQGDGTNGIKLERMSGKIELKKVDFAYPSRPETLVLRQFSLEVKPGRSVGLVGKSGCGKSTVVGLIQRFYDVEMGSVRVDGIDIRGLDVQWYRRQMALVSQEPVIFSGTIRDNIVFGKLDASENEVVEAARAANAHEFISALKEGYETECGERGVQLSGGQKQRIAIARAIIRNPKILLLDEATSALDVQSEQVVQEALDQIMVGRTTVVIAHRLNTIKKVDSIAFVADGKVVEQGTCAQLKNQHGAFSKLASLQK